Proteins from one Effusibacillus pohliae DSM 22757 genomic window:
- the ftsY gene encoding signal recognition particle-docking protein FtsY translates to MGFFSKFKEGLSKTRDSFLDKMTAVFSRRKIDEEFYEELEEQLIMADVGVNTAIKLMEQLRVEAKRRKLEDAAELKPVLQEKLVELMGTETVGLNLNPAGLTVIMIVGVNGVGKTTTIGKLAHKLKQEGKKVILAAGDTFRAAAIEQLEVWGQRVGVDVIKHQQGADPAAVVFDGVQAAKARKADALIVDTAGRLHNKTNLMDELNKVYRVLKREVPDAPHEVLLVLDATTGQNALQQAKIFGEATGVTGLVLTKLDGTAKGGIVIAIRDQLEIPVKFVGLGEKIDDLQAFDPQQFVTALFTDAPQK, encoded by the coding sequence ATGGGATTTTTCAGCAAGTTTAAAGAAGGGCTGAGCAAGACGCGGGATTCGTTTCTCGACAAAATGACGGCCGTCTTCAGCCGCCGCAAGATCGACGAGGAGTTCTACGAGGAACTGGAAGAACAGTTGATCATGGCGGACGTCGGCGTCAATACGGCGATCAAGCTGATGGAGCAGCTGCGGGTGGAAGCGAAGCGGCGCAAGCTCGAGGATGCAGCGGAGTTAAAGCCCGTTTTGCAGGAAAAACTGGTGGAGCTGATGGGCACTGAGACGGTCGGGCTGAACCTGAATCCCGCCGGCTTGACGGTGATCATGATTGTCGGCGTCAACGGTGTCGGCAAAACCACGACGATCGGCAAGCTGGCGCACAAGCTGAAACAGGAAGGAAAAAAAGTGATTCTGGCTGCCGGCGACACGTTCCGGGCGGCCGCGATCGAACAGCTTGAAGTCTGGGGACAGCGCGTCGGTGTCGATGTGATCAAGCACCAGCAGGGGGCCGATCCGGCTGCTGTCGTATTCGACGGCGTGCAAGCGGCGAAGGCGCGCAAGGCGGATGCGCTGATCGTCGATACGGCGGGCCGATTGCACAACAAGACCAACCTGATGGACGAGTTGAACAAAGTCTACCGGGTGTTGAAACGGGAAGTTCCCGATGCGCCGCACGAAGTGCTGCTGGTGCTGGACGCGACCACCGGCCAGAATGCGTTGCAGCAGGCGAAAATTTTCGGTGAAGCGACCGGCGTCACCGGGCTGGTGCTGACGAAGCTGGACGGCACGGCGAAAGGCGGCATCGTGATCGCGATCCGCGATCAGCTGGAGATCCCGGTCAAGTTCGTCGGCCTCGGTGAAAAAATCGACGACCTGCAGGCGTTCGACCCGCAGCAGTTTGTGACGGCCCTGTTTACTGACGCTCCTCAAAAGTGA
- the smc gene encoding chromosome segregation protein SMC, giving the protein MYLKRMELVGFKSFADRTELEFVPGVTAVVGPNGSGKSNISDAIRWVLGEQSAKSLRGAKMEDVIFAGSDSRKPVNYCEVSLTLDNSDHTLPLDYHEVTVTRRVYRSGEGEYFINKQPCRLKDIVELFMDTGLGKEAYSIIGQGRIDEILSNKAEDRRGIFEEAAGIVKYKARKREAEKKLEETAGNLIRIGDIIGELENQIGPMFEQAEAAKRYKQLKEQMQNLEISLCVHDIEELHDRWQQETAKKMQLQDEHAAQSTLVASLESQLEESRWQAEQLDKLMEASNRQHVEVVAEYEKAEGRREVLQERHRNLLTGRDDLQAVIAKLAVERESKTVQVAQEKEKLAELAAKRDGTRRELESKLSVSKDFLDRSRLEAEVERLKADLIELLNETAGKRNELKHIETNKSGLQRRSEKLQEDEAELRERIRALDESFASGQLTLADMRKQEQALLKRLEELRRFTANRTAEKERLLATLRQLQTEKASFQSRYELLCDMQQEYGGFSQGVRSILQAAGKGRVHGICGAVAELIHVPAQYETAIETALGGALQNVVVETEKAGREAILYLKASGGGRATFLPLDVMKGRLLGRSERMVIEGHSGYVGIAAEMVDFAEKYRPITEYLLGQVVIAKTIGHANALARLLQYRVRIVTLDGDVVNPGGAMTGGSQQKKGTSILGRQREIEELEHKLKALNGKLSELQQQLDAFESNARQAEQEQQTLAEQIEQERTQIHSVEAQIRELGAQRQAVQERLQLVLLEREQYEKELAEWNRKEEVTRAELAGLDEQVKELSAKVDGMQAKLKEQQSVQADISEEVTELKVRLAALDQEIAATKANVDRLEKELAVVAAELAAKQGELQTVGERIKETSRELEEAAAQLSLLERRRVDAQQALQAELSRKQELQKRIADEEHKAREARLVLKNLENQLHQVEVRVNRLDVELNNMLTRLATDYHISFELAKQRYPVPQDIAGAQQQVASLRRQIESLGDVNLGAIEEYERMQERLGFLTSQHDDLLEARDKLNDVIAEIDQEMSKRFKETFEAIRGQFHLVFSRLFGGGRADLILVDPDNLLTTGIDIVAQPPGKKLQNLGLLSGGERALTAMALLFSILHVKPVPFCVLDEVEAALDEANVARFAEYMREFSSQTQFICITHRKGTMEYADVLYGVTMQESGISKIVSVKLVEEDVVQTA; this is encoded by the coding sequence TTGTACCTGAAACGTATGGAACTGGTCGGCTTCAAATCGTTTGCCGACCGGACGGAATTGGAGTTTGTTCCGGGCGTGACAGCCGTGGTCGGACCGAACGGGTCGGGGAAAAGCAACATCTCCGATGCGATCCGCTGGGTGTTGGGCGAGCAGAGCGCGAAAAGCCTGCGCGGGGCGAAAATGGAGGACGTCATCTTCGCCGGCAGCGACAGCCGGAAACCGGTCAATTACTGCGAAGTGTCGCTCACCCTGGACAACAGCGACCATACGCTCCCTCTGGACTACCACGAGGTGACGGTCACGCGCCGGGTCTACCGGTCGGGGGAAGGCGAATATTTCATCAACAAGCAGCCCTGCAGGCTGAAAGATATCGTGGAACTGTTCATGGACACCGGACTCGGCAAAGAAGCGTATTCGATCATCGGCCAAGGGCGGATCGACGAGATTCTGTCCAACAAGGCGGAGGACCGGCGCGGCATTTTTGAAGAAGCGGCGGGAATCGTCAAATACAAGGCGCGCAAACGGGAAGCGGAGAAGAAGCTGGAGGAAACGGCCGGAAACCTGATCCGCATTGGCGATATTATCGGCGAATTGGAAAATCAGATCGGGCCGATGTTTGAACAGGCGGAAGCAGCCAAGCGGTACAAGCAATTGAAGGAACAGATGCAAAATCTGGAAATTTCGCTGTGCGTGCACGACATCGAAGAACTGCACGACCGGTGGCAGCAGGAGACGGCGAAAAAGATGCAGTTGCAGGACGAGCATGCGGCTCAGTCGACGTTGGTCGCGAGTCTCGAATCCCAATTGGAGGAGTCTCGTTGGCAGGCGGAGCAGCTGGACAAGCTGATGGAGGCGAGCAACCGGCAGCATGTCGAAGTGGTTGCCGAATATGAAAAAGCGGAAGGGCGGCGGGAGGTCTTGCAGGAGCGCCACCGCAACCTGCTGACCGGCCGCGATGACCTGCAGGCGGTGATCGCCAAGCTGGCTGTCGAACGGGAAAGCAAAACGGTGCAAGTGGCGCAGGAAAAGGAAAAGCTTGCGGAGCTGGCTGCGAAGCGGGATGGAACCCGACGTGAACTGGAATCCAAACTGTCGGTCAGCAAAGACTTCCTCGACCGCTCCCGACTGGAAGCGGAAGTGGAGCGGCTGAAAGCCGACTTGATCGAACTGCTGAACGAAACGGCCGGCAAACGCAACGAGCTGAAACACATCGAGACGAACAAAAGCGGTTTGCAGCGGCGAAGCGAAAAGCTGCAGGAGGATGAGGCGGAACTGCGGGAGCGCATCCGCGCGTTGGATGAGTCGTTCGCTTCCGGGCAGTTGACGCTGGCGGACATGCGCAAACAGGAGCAGGCGCTGCTCAAGCGGCTGGAGGAACTGCGCCGGTTTACGGCGAACCGGACGGCGGAGAAAGAGCGGCTGCTGGCCACGCTGCGCCAACTGCAGACGGAAAAAGCGTCTTTTCAGTCCCGCTATGAACTGCTGTGTGACATGCAGCAGGAATACGGCGGGTTTTCGCAAGGGGTGCGGTCGATTTTGCAAGCGGCCGGCAAAGGGCGCGTCCACGGGATCTGCGGTGCTGTCGCCGAGTTGATTCATGTGCCGGCCCAGTACGAAACGGCGATTGAGACGGCGCTCGGCGGCGCCTTGCAAAACGTCGTCGTCGAAACGGAAAAAGCGGGACGCGAGGCGATTCTGTACCTGAAGGCGAGCGGCGGCGGCCGTGCCACCTTTCTGCCGCTCGATGTGATGAAGGGACGCCTGCTCGGTAGAAGCGAGCGGATGGTGATCGAGGGGCATTCCGGCTATGTGGGGATCGCTGCGGAGATGGTCGATTTTGCCGAAAAATACCGGCCGATCACCGAATACCTGCTGGGGCAGGTGGTGATCGCGAAAACGATCGGCCACGCCAACGCGTTGGCCCGCTTGCTGCAGTACCGGGTGCGGATCGTCACGCTCGACGGGGATGTGGTCAATCCGGGCGGCGCGATGACCGGGGGAAGCCAGCAGAAAAAGGGCACCAGCATTCTGGGCCGCCAGCGCGAGATCGAGGAGTTGGAGCACAAGCTGAAAGCGCTGAACGGCAAGCTGTCCGAGCTGCAGCAGCAGCTGGACGCGTTTGAGTCAAACGCCCGCCAGGCGGAGCAAGAGCAGCAAACGCTGGCTGAACAAATCGAGCAGGAACGGACCCAGATCCACTCGGTCGAAGCACAGATCCGAGAACTGGGCGCGCAGCGGCAGGCGGTGCAGGAGCGGCTGCAACTGGTGCTGCTGGAGCGGGAGCAGTACGAGAAAGAGCTGGCCGAGTGGAACCGAAAGGAAGAGGTCACCCGGGCGGAGCTGGCTGGACTGGACGAGCAGGTGAAGGAACTGTCGGCGAAGGTAGACGGGATGCAGGCGAAACTGAAAGAGCAGCAGAGCGTGCAGGCGGACATCTCGGAAGAGGTGACCGAGCTGAAGGTGCGGCTTGCCGCACTCGACCAGGAGATCGCTGCGACGAAAGCGAACGTCGACCGGCTGGAGAAGGAACTGGCGGTGGTCGCGGCCGAGCTCGCGGCAAAGCAGGGCGAGCTGCAAACGGTCGGCGAGCGGATCAAGGAGACCAGCCGGGAGCTGGAGGAAGCGGCGGCGCAGTTGTCGCTTTTGGAGCGGAGGCGGGTGGACGCGCAACAGGCGCTGCAGGCAGAGCTTTCGCGGAAGCAGGAACTGCAGAAGCGAATCGCCGACGAGGAGCACAAAGCGCGGGAAGCGCGGCTGGTCCTGAAAAATTTGGAGAACCAGCTGCACCAGGTGGAGGTAAGAGTCAACCGGCTTGATGTCGAACTGAACAATATGCTGACCAGGCTTGCGACCGACTACCACATCTCGTTCGAACTGGCGAAACAGCGCTATCCGGTGCCGCAGGACATCGCCGGCGCGCAGCAGCAGGTGGCGAGTTTGCGCAGGCAAATCGAATCGCTCGGCGACGTGAACCTGGGAGCGATCGAAGAATACGAGCGCATGCAGGAACGGCTAGGCTTCCTGACCAGCCAGCACGATGACCTACTGGAAGCGCGCGATAAGCTGAACGACGTGATCGCCGAGATCGACCAGGAAATGTCGAAGCGCTTCAAAGAGACGTTTGAGGCGATCCGCGGCCAGTTCCATCTCGTGTTCAGCCGTTTGTTTGGCGGCGGGCGGGCCGACCTGATTTTGGTCGATCCAGACAACCTGTTGACCACCGGCATCGACATCGTGGCGCAACCGCCCGGCAAAAAACTGCAAAATCTGGGGCTGTTGTCGGGCGGAGAACGGGCATTGACGGCGATGGCGCTTTTGTTTTCCATCCTGCATGTGAAGCCGGTGCCATTTTGCGTGCTGGATGAGGTGGAGGCGGCGCTGGATGAGGCAAATGTCGCCCGGTTCGCTGAATACATGCGGGAATTTTCGTCGCAAACGCAGTTTATCTGCATCACCCACCGGAAAGGCACGATGGAATATGCGGACGTGCTGTACGGCGTGACGATGCAGGAATCGGGCATCTCGAAGATCGTCTCCGTCAAGCTGGTGGAGGAAGATGTAGTGCAAACGGCGTAA
- a CDS encoding DUF3889 domain-containing protein — translation MQAQPAYAKWGRLAMFETSKRYPGGPSRRSSCVGGPCPAGTVALLHKAELGHTAKSACFYPQNRL, via the coding sequence CTGCAGGCGCAACCTGCCTACGCCAAGTGGGGACGCCTGGCGATGTTTGAGACATCGAAACGATATCCCGGTGGCCCGTCGAGACGTTCATCTTGCGTGGGGGGACCGTGCCCTGCAGGGACTGTCGCACTGCTGCACAAGGCAGAACTAGGCCACACCGCAAAATCGGCCTGCTTTTACCCGCAAAATCGGCTATAA
- the ffh gene encoding signal recognition particle protein, with protein MATIFEGLSSKLQETFQRLRGKGKLTEDDVKEAMREVRLALLEADVNFKVVKEFVEKVRERAVGHEVLQSLTPGQQVIKIVNEELTELMGGSQSRIAQAAKPPTVVMIVGLQGAGKTTTAGKLANLLKKQHRYPLLVACDIYRPAAIKQLQVLGEQVKTQVFSLGDQVSPVEIAKQAIEHAKLHGFDYVLIDTAGRLHIDEALMDELKRMKEAVEPDEILLVVDAMTGQDAVNVAEHFHRELGITGTILTKLDGDTRGGAALSIRSVTGTPIKFAALGEKLDALEPFHPDRMASRILGMGDVLTLIEKAQATVDQAKAEEASKKLVSGEFTLEDFLEQMQQIKKMGPLQDLLAMLPGLGNHKALKNVNIDDKQIGRIEAIIRSMTPEERRQPKLINASRRRRIAAGSGTSVQEVNRLLNQFAEMQKMMKQLPGLAKRMGKKKGKKGFGGFRFPF; from the coding sequence ATGGCTACGATTTTTGAAGGGCTGTCAAGCAAATTGCAGGAGACGTTCCAGCGTCTGCGCGGCAAGGGGAAGCTGACGGAAGACGACGTTAAGGAAGCGATGCGCGAGGTTCGCTTGGCGCTCTTGGAAGCGGACGTCAATTTTAAAGTCGTGAAAGAGTTTGTGGAAAAAGTCCGTGAACGGGCTGTCGGGCATGAAGTGCTGCAGAGTTTGACGCCCGGCCAGCAGGTGATCAAGATCGTCAACGAGGAACTGACCGAGCTGATGGGCGGCAGCCAAAGCCGGATCGCACAGGCGGCCAAGCCGCCGACGGTGGTGATGATAGTCGGCCTGCAAGGGGCGGGGAAAACGACGACCGCCGGCAAACTTGCCAATCTGCTGAAAAAGCAACACCGCTACCCGCTCTTGGTGGCGTGCGACATTTACCGCCCGGCGGCGATCAAACAGCTGCAGGTGCTGGGGGAACAGGTGAAAACCCAGGTGTTCTCGCTGGGCGATCAGGTGAGCCCGGTGGAAATCGCGAAACAGGCGATCGAACATGCAAAATTGCACGGTTTCGATTACGTGCTGATCGACACCGCCGGCCGCCTGCATATCGACGAGGCGTTGATGGACGAACTGAAGCGGATGAAAGAAGCGGTCGAGCCGGATGAGATCCTGCTGGTGGTCGACGCGATGACCGGGCAGGATGCGGTCAACGTGGCCGAGCATTTTCACCGGGAACTTGGCATCACAGGCACCATTCTCACCAAACTGGACGGCGACACGCGGGGCGGTGCGGCCCTGTCGATTCGCTCGGTGACCGGCACGCCGATCAAGTTTGCGGCGCTGGGCGAGAAACTGGACGCACTAGAACCGTTCCATCCGGACCGGATGGCCTCCCGCATTCTCGGCATGGGGGACGTGCTGACCCTCATCGAGAAAGCGCAGGCGACCGTTGACCAGGCGAAGGCGGAGGAAGCGAGCAAGAAACTGGTCAGCGGCGAGTTCACGCTGGAAGATTTCCTTGAGCAGATGCAGCAAATCAAGAAAATGGGACCGCTGCAGGATCTGCTCGCCATGCTACCGGGACTGGGCAACCACAAGGCACTGAAAAACGTCAACATTGACGATAAGCAAATCGGCCGGATCGAAGCGATCATCCGCTCGATGACGCCGGAAGAGCGGCGCCAGCCGAAGCTGATCAACGCCAGCCGGCGGCGGCGGATCGCGGCGGGCAGCGGCACTTCCGTGCAGGAGGTCAACCGCTTGCTGAACCAGTTTGCCGAGATGCAGAAGATGATGAAGCAACTGCCTGGACTGGCCAAACGAATGGGCAAGAAAAAAGGCAAAAAAGGATTCGGCGGTTTCCGCTTTCCGTTTTAG
- the fdhF gene encoding formate dehydrogenase subunit alpha translates to MQNLLHTFQTKVDQTAPEVGVASHCCFCSMQCALELRVDPVQSKITGVQPVREFPVASGRACLKGIAAHEHVRHRERLTVPLIRKNGQFSLATWEEAIDEIAERFASIQKRHGRDAVAVYGGGSLTNEKAYLLGKFARVALGTRNIDYNGRYCMSSAAAAMNKAFGIDRGMTVPLHDIPLARFILIVGANLADCQPTILPYLLQAKKNGAKIVVVDPRATGTAKLADLHVPIRPGTDLALMNGILHVMIEENWIDSDFIENRTIGFEQVKRTVRSYTPERVAQITDVPVEHIRQIARWYGQAETAILYTARGIEQHARGVDNVLSCLNLVLASGKIGRPGCGYGAVTGQANGQGGREHGQKADQLPGYRSIEHPEHRRYIASVWGIDERELPGKGKSAYELFEAMAAGEIKGLFVLASNPVTSSPNSNLVKRAVAALDTLVVVDLFLSETAKMADIVLPGSAWTEDEGTMTNLEGRVILRRAAQRPPGQARADWRILCDLAERLGKGRFFAYDSPQAIFEELRLASKGGKADYSGISYEKIERQKGVFWPCPAEEHPGTERLFAERFAHPHGKAMFHPVECREAGELPDGDYPYRLTTGRLINHYLTGVQTRRTVSLNARCPEPYVEMHPETAAANGIEDGDWVELASRRGTVQYRVKITPSIRPDTLFVPMHWEEERSVNRLTSPELDPESRMPEFKLCAVSFRKIRTGSEREKEHEQAKIGAGR, encoded by the coding sequence ATGCAGAACTTGCTGCATACGTTTCAAACCAAGGTCGACCAGACGGCACCTGAAGTCGGCGTCGCCAGCCACTGCTGCTTTTGCAGCATGCAGTGTGCGCTTGAACTGCGCGTCGATCCGGTTCAATCCAAAATAACGGGCGTGCAGCCGGTGAGAGAATTTCCGGTCGCATCCGGCAGAGCCTGCCTGAAAGGAATCGCCGCGCATGAACATGTCCGCCACCGGGAACGGCTGACGGTGCCCCTGATCCGGAAAAACGGGCAATTCTCACTCGCCACATGGGAGGAAGCGATCGATGAGATCGCAGAGCGATTCGCCTCGATCCAGAAGCGGCACGGGCGTGACGCGGTGGCCGTTTACGGCGGCGGGTCGTTGACCAACGAAAAGGCGTATCTGCTCGGAAAATTCGCCCGGGTGGCGCTTGGCACCCGCAACATCGACTACAACGGGCGTTACTGCATGTCCTCGGCGGCGGCCGCCATGAACAAGGCGTTCGGGATCGACAGGGGAATGACGGTTCCGTTGCATGACATCCCGCTCGCCCGGTTCATTTTGATCGTCGGCGCGAATCTGGCCGACTGCCAGCCGACCATCCTTCCCTACCTGCTGCAGGCGAAGAAAAACGGGGCGAAGATCGTGGTTGTCGATCCGCGGGCAACCGGCACGGCGAAGCTGGCCGATCTGCACGTCCCGATTCGGCCGGGAACCGATCTGGCGCTGATGAACGGCATTCTGCACGTGATGATCGAAGAGAACTGGATCGACTCCGATTTTATCGAGAACCGCACGATCGGATTCGAGCAGGTGAAACGGACGGTCCGTTCTTATACGCCGGAAAGGGTGGCGCAGATCACCGACGTGCCGGTGGAACACATCCGCCAGATTGCGCGTTGGTACGGGCAGGCGGAGACGGCGATTCTGTACACGGCGCGCGGTATCGAGCAGCACGCACGCGGTGTCGACAATGTGCTGAGCTGTCTCAATCTGGTGCTGGCATCCGGCAAAATCGGCCGGCCTGGCTGCGGCTACGGGGCGGTGACCGGTCAGGCCAACGGCCAGGGCGGGCGGGAACACGGCCAGAAAGCGGATCAGCTGCCCGGCTACCGTTCGATCGAGCATCCGGAACACCGCCGGTACATCGCTTCCGTTTGGGGGATCGACGAACGGGAACTGCCGGGCAAGGGAAAATCGGCCTATGAGCTGTTTGAAGCGATGGCGGCCGGCGAAATCAAAGGCTTGTTCGTGCTCGCGTCCAATCCGGTCACTTCCAGCCCGAACAGCAACCTGGTGAAACGGGCGGTGGCGGCGCTGGATACGTTGGTGGTGGTCGATCTCTTTTTAAGCGAAACGGCGAAAATGGCCGATATCGTGCTGCCCGGTTCCGCCTGGACGGAAGACGAGGGAACCATGACGAATCTGGAAGGCCGCGTGATTCTGCGCCGGGCGGCGCAGCGGCCGCCCGGGCAGGCGCGGGCGGACTGGCGGATTTTGTGCGATCTGGCGGAACGTCTGGGCAAAGGACGGTTTTTCGCGTACGACTCGCCGCAAGCGATTTTCGAAGAGCTGCGGTTGGCGAGCAAAGGCGGCAAGGCGGATTATTCCGGCATCAGTTACGAAAAGATCGAGCGGCAAAAGGGCGTTTTTTGGCCCTGCCCGGCAGAGGAGCATCCGGGCACGGAGCGGCTGTTTGCCGAGCGGTTTGCCCATCCGCACGGCAAGGCGATGTTTCATCCGGTTGAATGCAGGGAAGCGGGCGAACTGCCTGACGGCGACTATCCCTATCGGCTGACGACCGGCCGCCTGATCAACCACTATTTGACGGGGGTGCAGACCCGGCGGACGGTGTCATTGAACGCGAGGTGCCCCGAACCGTATGTCGAGATGCATCCGGAGACGGCGGCGGCCAACGGGATCGAAGATGGCGATTGGGTGGAACTGGCGAGCCGCCGGGGAACCGTGCAATACCGGGTGAAAATCACCCCATCCATCCGGCCGGACACCCTGTTTGTGCCGATGCACTGGGAGGAGGAACGGTCCGTCAACCGGCTGACCAGCCCGGAACTGGACCCGGAGTCGCGGATGCCGGAGTTTAAATTGTGCGCCGTCTCGTTTAGGAAAATCAGAACCGGAAGCGAAAGGGAGAAAGAACATGAACAAGCAAAAATTGGTGCTGGTCGGTAA
- the rimM gene encoding ribosome maturation factor RimM (Essential for efficient processing of 16S rRNA): MIAVQERLIRVGSLVNTQGIRGEVRVISHTDFPDKRFIKGSRLLLVHPDFPEPVELVVESARVHKKFYLLKFAGHPSINDVEKYKGGELMIRESDLQPLPEGSNYIFELVGCRVITEDGEELGELVEVLQPGANDVYVVRPPKGKDILLPAIPDCIKHVDVENKLVRVHLLEGLID, encoded by the coding sequence GTGATCGCTGTGCAGGAACGGCTGATCCGTGTCGGTTCACTTGTCAATACGCAAGGCATCCGGGGGGAAGTGCGCGTCATCAGCCATACCGATTTTCCGGACAAGCGGTTTATAAAAGGGTCCAGATTGCTGTTGGTGCACCCCGATTTTCCGGAGCCGGTCGAACTGGTCGTCGAATCGGCGCGCGTACATAAAAAATTCTATTTGTTGAAGTTTGCGGGACATCCTTCGATCAACGACGTGGAAAAATACAAGGGCGGCGAACTGATGATCCGCGAATCGGACTTGCAGCCGCTGCCGGAGGGCAGCAATTACATTTTCGAATTGGTCGGCTGCCGCGTGATCACGGAGGATGGCGAAGAGTTGGGGGAATTGGTCGAGGTGCTGCAGCCGGGCGCCAATGACGTATATGTCGTCAGGCCGCCGAAAGGCAAGGACATCCTGTTGCCGGCAATTCCCGACTGCATCAAACACGTCGATGTGGAAAACAAACTGGTTCGCGTCCATTTGCTGGAAGGTTTGATCGATTGA
- the trmD gene encoding tRNA (guanosine(37)-N1)-methyltransferase TrmD: MKIDIVTLFPEMFEGVLSASIIGRARTSGAVQIGVTDFRKFSTNKHQTVDDTPYGGGGGMVLKPEPIFAAVESLLEQSDTKPRIILTCPQGVPYTQERALELAREQHLILICGHYEGYDERIRQHLITDEISIGDYVLTGGEIPAMAIIDSVVRLLPGVLGNDASAELDSFRNGLLEHPHYTRPYEFRGWKVPDVLLSGHHEKIEQWRRRESLRRTYLRRPDLLERAELTEQDRRWLQEIAAEEGGAPPRTS, from the coding sequence ATGAAGATCGACATTGTGACTTTGTTTCCTGAGATGTTCGAGGGCGTTTTGTCCGCAAGCATCATCGGCCGTGCCCGGACGTCTGGCGCTGTGCAGATCGGCGTGACCGATTTTCGCAAGTTCTCGACGAACAAGCACCAGACGGTGGACGATACTCCGTATGGCGGCGGAGGCGGCATGGTGCTGAAGCCGGAGCCGATTTTTGCGGCGGTCGAATCGCTGCTCGAACAATCTGACACCAAACCGCGGATTATTCTCACCTGCCCGCAGGGAGTTCCGTATACGCAGGAACGGGCGCTGGAGTTGGCGCGGGAACAGCATCTGATCTTGATTTGCGGCCATTATGAAGGGTACGATGAACGGATTCGCCAGCATCTGATCACCGATGAGATCTCGATCGGCGATTATGTGCTGACCGGCGGCGAGATCCCGGCGATGGCGATCATCGACTCGGTGGTCCGCCTGCTGCCGGGGGTGCTGGGGAACGATGCGTCGGCTGAACTTGATTCGTTCCGCAACGGCCTGCTGGAACATCCCCATTACACGCGCCCATACGAGTTTCGCGGCTGGAAAGTGCCGGATGTGCTGCTGTCGGGCCATCATGAAAAAATCGAGCAGTGGCGCCGGCGAGAATCCCTGCGTCGCACCTACCTGCGGCGTCCCGATCTGCTTGAGCGGGCGGAACTGACGGAGCAGGATCGCCGGTGGCTGCAGGAAATCGCCGCAGAAGAAGGCGGGGCCCCTCCCCGGACATCATGA
- a CDS encoding KH domain-containing protein, which produces MKQLVELIAKALVDHPDQVRVTETANGDSVVYQLSVAPGDAGKIIGKQGRIAKAIRTVVAAAALQEDKRATVDIL; this is translated from the coding sequence ATGAAACAACTTGTTGAACTGATTGCCAAGGCGCTTGTGGATCATCCCGATCAGGTTCGGGTCACGGAAACGGCGAACGGCGATTCGGTGGTGTATCAATTGAGCGTGGCGCCGGGGGATGCCGGCAAGATTATCGGAAAACAGGGACGGATCGCGAAAGCGATCCGCACCGTCGTGGCCGCGGCCGCCTTGCAGGAAGACAAGCGGGCGACCGTGGATATCCTGTAA
- the rpsP gene encoding 30S ribosomal protein S16, producing MAVKIRLKRMGAKKAPFYRVVVADSRSPRDGRFIEEIGTYNPVTQPAQINIDEEKAIKWLKTGAQPSDTVRNLFSKTGILKKVHEMK from the coding sequence ATGGCAGTGAAAATCCGTTTGAAGCGCATGGGGGCCAAAAAAGCTCCGTTCTACCGCGTGGTGGTGGCCGACTCGCGTTCGCCGAGAGACGGCCGTTTCATCGAGGAGATCGGTACTTACAATCCGGTTACGCAGCCGGCTCAGATCAACATCGATGAAGAGAAAGCGATCAAGTGGCTGAAAACCGGTGCGCAACCGTCCGATACGGTTCGCAACCTGTTCAGCAAGACGGGCATCCTGAAGAAAGTTCACGAGATGAAGTAA
- a CDS encoding putative DNA-binding protein, with protein MLEKTTRMNLLYDFYGALLTEKQRLFMELYYHDDLSLAEIAEQYHVSRQAVHDNIRRSETQLEEYEQTLRLLERHEQRVRLCGELLDRIGRLPITDAEKQDLLRMVRLLRHDGESEMT; from the coding sequence ATGCTGGAAAAAACGACACGCATGAACCTGTTGTACGATTTTTACGGTGCGTTGCTGACAGAGAAGCAGCGCCTTTTTATGGAACTCTATTATCACGACGATCTGTCGCTTGCGGAGATCGCGGAACAATATCACGTTTCCCGGCAGGCGGTGCACGACAACATCCGCCGCTCGGAAACGCAACTGGAAGAATACGAACAGACGCTCAGGCTGTTGGAGCGGCACGAACAGCGGGTCCGTTTGTGCGGCGAACTGCTGGACAGGATCGGCCGTTTGCCGATCACCGACGCAGAAAAACAGGATTTGCTCCGGATGGTTCGCCTGCTGCGGCACGACGGGGAGAGCGAGATGACGTAA